The DNA window GGCGTCTACCACGTGGACATGCGCCTCACCTCGGGCCAGCCGGACGCCGCGGGCTTTCGGATTCCCGCGGACGGCAGCACCGGGACCATCAACAACCAGTACAGCTGGCCCACGCCCCTCACGCGGCAGCAGTTGAAGGGGAGCTTCCAGCTCTCGGCGAAGTTCACCCTTCGGAACCGCGTCCGCCAGCTCGTCTTCGCGGGCTGCGGCGTCACAGGCCCGGGAACCGTGACGGGCTGCTTCGCCCACTGCGCCAATGGGAAGTTCACGTCGTCGGGCACCTTCGAGGCCGCGCGGATGACCTGGGGCCGCGGTGAGTCCGAGTCATCAGGGGGGCTGCGACTGCTCTCCGAGACACACCTCCAGACAGACCTCCCGGTGGACGTCTACGTCCACCGCCAGCACGCCTACGTCGTGTCCGTCGACGACGTCCTCTCGCAGACCCTGGGTGGACTCGCGGTGGTGGATGTCAGCGACCCGAACCACCCCATCATCCGGAAGAAGATCACCCTGCCAGGTGACTCGTTCTGGAACGCGGTCTGGGCCAAGGACAACGCGCTCTACATCGCCAGCGACGTCTCGGGCGTCGTCGTCTTCGACATCTCCAACCCCGCCGAGCCCGTCTTCGTGCGCAGCCTGCCCACCGGCGCGCGCATCAACGTCCACACCCTCTTCGTGGAGGGCAACCGGCTGTATGCGATGTCCCCGTCACCGGCGGTGACCGGGGAGACACTCGTCTTCGACATCTCCTCGCCGCTGGAGCCCGTCCTGCTCAACCGCCTCGTCACGCCCGACGAGGTGTCCTGGCTCCCCTACACCCATGACGCGTTCGCCTATGAAGACAAGCTCTACATCAACAAGTACTCCACGGGTTACGTCGTCTTCGACGTGAAGGACGCGCAGAACCCGCGCCAGTTGGGCCGCTACACCTTCTCCGTGGACGGTCGTGAGCCGATGAGTCACGCGAGCGCGGTGGGGACCTTCGCCGGGAAGACCATCGCCTTCGAGGGCGGCGAGGGCTCGGGCACGCACCTGCGGGTGCTGGACGTGACGGACCCGGCGAACATCCAGCTCATCGGCCGCTACAAGCTGCGCCAGCAGACCTCCATCCACAACATCATCCTCAAGGACAAGCTGCTCTACATCACCTACTACCATGAGGGCCTGCGCGTGCTGGATGTCTCCGTGCCCACCCAGCCGCGCGAGATTGCGTACTTCAACACCTATCGCGAGTCGGACCGGGGCCGGACCGATGAGCTCCTCACCGGCGCCATCGGCGTCCGCGTCCCCGGGGACGGCTCCGTGTACGTCGTGGACACGTCTCGCGGCTTGATGATCTTCAACGAGCCTTGAGGCCGCCC is part of the Myxococcus landrumus genome and encodes:
- a CDS encoding LVIVD repeat-containing protein codes for the protein MAFAAFPFRAVLMGVLSLGIGCSDKPEPKPPPTPVEPWDGTYTPLVELSDWVDRGAFAPCSFTPPSGTNIDCDNPALFDLSQCDTASLDTLEPHGVYHVDMRLTSGQPDAAGFRIPADGSTGTINNQYSWPTPLTRQQLKGSFQLSAKFTLRNRVRQLVFAGCGVTGPGTVTGCFAHCANGKFTSSGTFEAARMTWGRGESESSGGLRLLSETHLQTDLPVDVYVHRQHAYVVSVDDVLSQTLGGLAVVDVSDPNHPIIRKKITLPGDSFWNAVWAKDNALYIASDVSGVVVFDISNPAEPVFVRSLPTGARINVHTLFVEGNRLYAMSPSPAVTGETLVFDISSPLEPVLLNRLVTPDEVSWLPYTHDAFAYEDKLYINKYSTGYVVFDVKDAQNPRQLGRYTFSVDGREPMSHASAVGTFAGKTIAFEGGEGSGTHLRVLDVTDPANIQLIGRYKLRQQTSIHNIILKDKLLYITYYHEGLRVLDVSVPTQPREIAYFNTYRESDRGRTDELLTGAIGVRVPGDGSVYVVDTSRGLMIFNEP